From one Mobula birostris isolate sMobBir1 chromosome 20, sMobBir1.hap1, whole genome shotgun sequence genomic stretch:
- the LOC140185315 gene encoding probable G-protein coupled receptor 139 isoform X3 has protein sequence MGYPAIYYIASIYYPVLAAIGIPVNLVAIVILSLGNCGLSKCISRYLVGMAAADLMSVIFAVVLCEINNIYIYALPLLVTPICAVTLTLNVATMDCPVWLTVTFTFDRCLAICSQKLRERYCTERTATIMIVIVGLGSCAKDVPLYFAVEPLFITDNIPWRCIFGKDYFILPAWKAYQLFSILTTPLLPIGLILLFNALTVSHIIAANRVRRALRNSREKKNDPEVENRRKSIILLFALSANFIFLWIPYIVYGMIWQVQNYSYTDRYLNTPPYIVQQFGIMLQYLCTCTNTCIYTLSQRKFREELKRGVKRLVKLCDRLCSYNAVRL, from the exons ATGGGATATCCAGCAATTTACTACATCGCAAGTATCTACTATCCTGTACTAGCAGCGATTGGTATCCCTG ttaatttagtggcgattgtgatcctgtctctGGGAAACTGCGGACTCTCTAAATGCATCTCCcgttacctggtgggaatggcagcagcTGATTTAATGAGTGTTATTTTTGCTGTTGTACTCTGTGagatcaataatatttatatttatGCTCTTCCTTTGCTCGTTACACCGATTTGCGCCGTGACACTTACCCTGAATGTCGCAACCATGGACTGTCCTGTTTGGCTCACGGTGACTTTCACGTTCGATCGCTGTCTTGCAATCTGCAGTCAAAAGCTGCGGGAACGATACTGCACCGAGAGGACAGCGACTATTATGATAGTAATCGTGGGTTTAGGAAGTTGTGCAAAGGATGTTCCATTGTACTTTGCGGTAGAACCTCTCTTTATCACTGATAATATACCCTGGCGATGCATTTTCGGAAAAGATTACTTTATTTTACCAGCGTGGAAAGCTTACCAGTTGTTTAGCATTCTCACTACACCATTATTGCCCATTGGTTTAATTCTGCTTTTTAATGCTTTAACAGTCAGTCATATCATCGCGGCAAACAGAGTTCGCCGGGCgctcaggaacagcagagagaaaaagaatgatcCAGAGGTGGAGAACCGGAGAAAGTCAATAATTTTGTTGTTCGCTCTGTCAGCCAATTTCATATTCTTGTGGATCCCCTATATTGTATACGGTATGATCTGGCAAGTTCAGAATTACTCTTACACTGACAGATATTTGAATACCCCGCCTTACATCGTGCAGCAGTTTGGGATCATGTTACAATATCTCtgtacctgcaccaacacgtgtatctacactctgtcacagaggaaattcagggaggagctgaagaGAGGAGTGAAACGTCTGGTTAAATTATGTGATCGACTCTGTAGCTACAATGCTGTGCGATTGTAA
- the LOC140185315 gene encoding probable G-protein coupled receptor 139 isoform X2, with amino-acid sequence MVLCPPGARVRDVSDRVHDILRWEGEQPEVVVHIGTDDKVNLVAIVILSLGNCGLSKCISRYLVGMAAADLMSVIFAVVLCEINNIYIYALPLLVTPICAVTLTLNVATMDCPVWLTVTFTFDRCLAICSQKLRERYCTERTATIMIVIVGLGSCAKDVPLYFAVEPLFITDNIPWRCIFGKDYFILPAWKAYQLFSILTTPLLPIGLILLFNALTVSHIIAANRVRRALRNSREKKNDPEVENRRKSIILLFALSANFIFLWIPYIVYGMIWQVQNYSYTDRYLNTPPYIVQQFGIMLQYLCTCTNTCIYTLSQRKFREELKRGVKRLVKLCDRLCSYNAVRL; translated from the exons ATGGTACTTTGccctccaggtgccagggtccgggatgtttcagatcgagtccacgatatcctgcggtgggagggagaacagccagaggtcgtggtacatattggaaccgatgacaaag ttaatttagtggcgattgtgatcctgtctctGGGAAACTGCGGACTCTCTAAATGCATCTCCcgttacctggtgggaatggcagcagcTGATTTAATGAGTGTTATTTTTGCTGTTGTACTCTGTGagatcaataatatttatatttatGCTCTTCCTTTGCTCGTTACACCGATTTGCGCCGTGACACTTACCCTGAATGTCGCAACCATGGACTGTCCTGTTTGGCTCACGGTGACTTTCACGTTCGATCGCTGTCTTGCAATCTGCAGTCAAAAGCTGCGGGAACGATACTGCACCGAGAGGACAGCGACTATTATGATAGTAATCGTGGGTTTAGGAAGTTGTGCAAAGGATGTTCCATTGTACTTTGCGGTAGAACCTCTCTTTATCACTGATAATATACCCTGGCGATGCATTTTCGGAAAAGATTACTTTATTTTACCAGCGTGGAAAGCTTACCAGTTGTTTAGCATTCTCACTACACCATTATTGCCCATTGGTTTAATTCTGCTTTTTAATGCTTTAACAGTCAGTCATATCATCGCGGCAAACAGAGTTCGCCGGGCgctcaggaacagcagagagaaaaagaatgatcCAGAGGTGGAGAACCGGAGAAAGTCAATAATTTTGTTGTTCGCTCTGTCAGCCAATTTCATATTCTTGTGGATCCCCTATATTGTATACGGTATGATCTGGCAAGTTCAGAATTACTCTTACACTGACAGATATTTGAATACCCCGCCTTACATCGTGCAGCAGTTTGGGATCATGTTACAATATCTCtgtacctgcaccaacacgtgtatctacactctgtcacagaggaaattcagggaggagctgaagaGAGGAGTGAAACGTCTGGTTAAATTATGTGATCGACTCTGTAGCTACAATGCTGTGCGATTGTAA
- the LOC140185315 gene encoding probable G-protein coupled receptor 139 isoform X1 — translation MVLCPPGARVRDVSDRVHDILRWEGEQPEVVVHIGTDDKESTFLSCIRVCKANNHQWILAVGLFSTDHQFTQKMGYPAIYYIASIYYPVLAAIGIPVNLVAIVILSLGNCGLSKCISRYLVGMAAADLMSVIFAVVLCEINNIYIYALPLLVTPICAVTLTLNVATMDCPVWLTVTFTFDRCLAICSQKLRERYCTERTATIMIVIVGLGSCAKDVPLYFAVEPLFITDNIPWRCIFGKDYFILPAWKAYQLFSILTTPLLPIGLILLFNALTVSHIIAANRVRRALRNSREKKNDPEVENRRKSIILLFALSANFIFLWIPYIVYGMIWQVQNYSYTDRYLNTPPYIVQQFGIMLQYLCTCTNTCIYTLSQRKFREELKRGVKRLVKLCDRLCSYNAVRL, via the exons ATGGTACTTTGccctccaggtgccagggtccgggatgtttcagatcgagtccacgatatcctgcggtgggagggagaacagccagaggtcgtggtacatattggaaccgatgacaaag AGAGCACTTTCCTCTCCTGTATAAGAGTTTGCAAAGCAAACAATCACCAGTGGATATTGGCAGTTGGACTATTTTCAACTGATCACCAATTTACACAGAAAATGGGATATCCAGCAATTTACTACATCGCAAGTATCTACTATCCTGTACTAGCAGCGATTGGTATCCCTG ttaatttagtggcgattgtgatcctgtctctGGGAAACTGCGGACTCTCTAAATGCATCTCCcgttacctggtgggaatggcagcagcTGATTTAATGAGTGTTATTTTTGCTGTTGTACTCTGTGagatcaataatatttatatttatGCTCTTCCTTTGCTCGTTACACCGATTTGCGCCGTGACACTTACCCTGAATGTCGCAACCATGGACTGTCCTGTTTGGCTCACGGTGACTTTCACGTTCGATCGCTGTCTTGCAATCTGCAGTCAAAAGCTGCGGGAACGATACTGCACCGAGAGGACAGCGACTATTATGATAGTAATCGTGGGTTTAGGAAGTTGTGCAAAGGATGTTCCATTGTACTTTGCGGTAGAACCTCTCTTTATCACTGATAATATACCCTGGCGATGCATTTTCGGAAAAGATTACTTTATTTTACCAGCGTGGAAAGCTTACCAGTTGTTTAGCATTCTCACTACACCATTATTGCCCATTGGTTTAATTCTGCTTTTTAATGCTTTAACAGTCAGTCATATCATCGCGGCAAACAGAGTTCGCCGGGCgctcaggaacagcagagagaaaaagaatgatcCAGAGGTGGAGAACCGGAGAAAGTCAATAATTTTGTTGTTCGCTCTGTCAGCCAATTTCATATTCTTGTGGATCCCCTATATTGTATACGGTATGATCTGGCAAGTTCAGAATTACTCTTACACTGACAGATATTTGAATACCCCGCCTTACATCGTGCAGCAGTTTGGGATCATGTTACAATATCTCtgtacctgcaccaacacgtgtatctacactctgtcacagaggaaattcagggaggagctgaagaGAGGAGTGAAACGTCTGGTTAAATTATGTGATCGACTCTGTAGCTACAATGCTGTGCGATTGTAA